The DNA segment CGCATAGACGACGCTATCGGGTTTGGCGGCGACGATATACCATGCTTCCGTTTTACCCCGATCCGGAATCGTCATTTTTGCTCCGTAATCGTCCGACGGATGGACTTGCACCGACAACACCCGATTACAATCGAGGTACTTCAGCAGCAGCGGAAACTGGTCTTCCTCGGCATCCCCCATCAGCCATTCGCGATGGTTCAAAAGGAGTTCGCGAAGACTTTTTCCTGCTAGGCAGCCTGATTGGACAATGCTCTGGTCAGTGCCATGATCGACAACCTCCCAGCTTTCCGCGTAATTCGCGTCATTCCCAATCGGTTTGCCCAGTTGTTCACCGAGCAAACGCCCGCCCCACAGGGTCTGTTTCAAAACGGGCTTGAAGCGAAGAGGATATGGCTCAATCATGGACACAATATCGTGGCTTTCGGGTTTATCGAGGCTTTCAGGTTTTTCGAGACTTGGATCGACGATGGTGACATCGATAACGAAGGTTGCGTTGATAGACTAGTGCCGAGGTGTACGCATTCGTGGAGTATTCTACGAGGTGGAGTTGAGGAATTTTAGGTTCTCCGCCACGTGACCGCATGCGGCTGCCAACAAATGCCCGCTGGAAGATTCGTAAGCTAGGCTTTCCAATCGTTCAAAACTGACCCATCCCCTCCGACTTTCAACTAAAATTATCTATCGTGGATCGACCGGCACTTCCTAAAGACGACCTGTTTGAAAACTCAACGATGACCTTTGGGGAACACCTCGAAGAGTTGAGGTCGAGTCTGGTCAAGGCAATCATATGGCTAGGGGTTGGCCTGTGCGTCGGGCTTTTCTTTGCCAACGACGTGATCCGGTTTATCCAGGCGCCGCTGCAAGGTGCGATTCAGCAGTTCAACGCGGATCGCGATCTGACCAGTCTAGGTTATTCGGATCTGGACGATCCCGAAATTCAGCCCCTTCGCGAATTCTTAATGCGAAACGCGTTGGTTTGGGAGACCATTTACGAGATCCCCGAGGAATTGCAAACGCTAGCCCCCGACGCGATCGAGTCCAATCTCGATGCGGACGCAGTAACCGACGTTCCCGCAGTGACCGTCAAACCATACGCGATGAAAGAGTTGCTGCAGCGGTTGCCGGACCCCTCGGCGCTGCAGCCCAAGATTCAGTTGCGTGAGAGCAAGACGAGCGTCAGTTCACTGAAGATCGAAGAGCCCTTTATGATCTGGGTCAAGGCAGGCTTGATCGTGGGTGCGGTGTTAGCATCACCGATGATTCTGTATCACCTGTGGACGTTTGTCGCATCGGGGCTGCACGCGCATGAACGACGCTATGTGTATCTGTACATGCCGATCAGCGTGGTTCTGTTTAGTAGCGGCGTTGTGCTGGCGTTCTTTCTGGTGTTGCACTATGTCCTCACCTTCTTGTTGGCATTTAACGGCAGCATGGATGTGGCGGTCGAGCCCCGATTGACCTACTACGTCAACTTCGTCTTGATGTTGCCACTTGGGTTCGGGATCGCGTTTCAGTTGCCGTTGGTGATGTTGTTCCTGCAGCGTATCGGATTGTTCGAAACCGAGGCCTACGTACAGAGCTGGAAGGTCGCCGTGTTGGTTATCTTTGTGATGTCGATGTTGCTCACTCCGGCGGACGTCACCAGCATGGTCGCGTTGGCGGTGCCGTTGATGTTTTTGTACTTCCTGGGGATTTTGATGTGTAAATTCATCCCCCGTGGCCGTGGCTTGGGCAGTGCCGCGTACGATCCGGCGTAAGATTCGCGTTGCCAGCGATCCGGTTTCCAGGGTATCTTAAGCGAGCGTCGGGGGGAGCGTTTCCCGCCGATGGTCGTGGTCGCCGCGTGCGTTTTTGAAGTCGCGCTTTTATCACAACCCGAAGCGTAAGCGAGGGAATCTCGTGATTTTCTCGGTCCCTCGCTAACGCGTCGGGTTAGGATTGGCCAGGAAAAACGACAATGGCGCAACTTCAAACCGTGGGCGCGAGGCGACTGGCAATGCCAAGCGATTCGGTGTCGGGTTCGCTTCGGCCTCGGGTTCGCTTCGGCCTCGGGCATCCAACGGCCTCGCTTTCCCCCTTTTTCGATGAATGGAATCAAACGTCATGCCAAGTCTCGTCAAGGATTGGGCCGCCCGGGCAAGTCACCGCATGCAAGCCAAGGTTGGCTATCGATTCTTACGCACCAAGCGTTTCGGATTGGATTGGCTCGATGACGCGTCGCGGATTGCTCGCCAGGGTTGGCATCCCTCGTTTACCAAGTTGGATGTCGTGTTTGATGTCGGTGCCAACGTCGGCCAAACCGCGTCCAAGCTGGTCCAGCGAATCTCACCCCAAGCGATCTATTCGTTCGAGCCGGTCGAGTCGACGTTTGCCCAATTGCAAGCCAATACCAAGTCGTTGACGTCGGTGCATTGTCTGAATTACGGGCTCAGTGACGTCAACGCGAATAGCTCGATCCATATCTACGAATCAAGTGTGTACGCATCGACGTGTGACCGCACTCCGGTGATGTCGCCCGAGAACGAAACGTACTTGCGGACCGAGACGATCAAGCTAAAGACGCTCGACAAGGCGCGTGCCGAGCTCGGGGTCGAAAAAATTGATCTGCTGAAAATTGATACCGAAGGAGCAGATTTGCGAACGATCCAAGGTGCCCAGGCGTCGTTGCAAAGCAAGGCCATCGGTTTGATCGTCTTCGAATTCTATCGCCCCTCTGATGCAACCGGCGCCAGCGGGACGCTATTTCCCGTGGACGAGGCATTGGTGTCGCATGGATACCGCTTGGTTGCGTTTTACACCGACCACGTTCACCCCGATCGAGCCACCGGCATCTACAACGCACTCTATATGCCCGAACCACAGTAGGTTGCGGCAGACGATTCGATTTGTGATTGCTGCAACCGTGTCGCTGGCGTCTTCATCGTCTCGCTGCGACAGCACGAGCGCGGTGGCTCGATGTCAGAACGAAGCGATCAGCCTAACTTGGCTTGCGCGAAAATTCGAAGACGCTGCCAGACGGGCGGCACGTTTTTGCGATCGGTGCTCGCGTGGCACCTCTGCCGTTCTGTCCTCGCTCCGCCGCGTTGGGGTGACCAGCGACTCAGCGAAATATGTCGTAGTGTTTGGTTCTCCGTTTCACGTTCTGATTGGCTGGGCTAACGATCTCAGACGTTTTTTGACGGGGTTTGTTGGCTGCAGTGCGGGGTTTTGTGGGGGTTGTTTATCACGTTGTCGCTGGTAATATAAATCAATCGTCGGTGCCGTTCCGTTTTGCGTTCCCGTCCGCTTTGTGCTACCTCGATGCGATTCGTATGAACCCGATCAATCCTCCGCGACTGCATGGCGAACCGCTCGGGATGGTCCGCTTGAAGAGCCGTCCCGAGGATTTTCAGGTCGAAGAACGGCTGGGGTTCGAACCGTCCGGCGATGGCGAACACTGTCTGATTTGGGTCGAAAAGTCCGAGCGAAATACCAATGATGTGGCAACATTGTTTGCCAAAAAACTGGGGATTCGAAAACGCTTGGTCAGCCACTGTGGCATGAAAGACAACCACGCGATCACGCGGCAATGGTTTAGCCTCCACCTACCCGGCCAAGCCTCGCCGTCCGCTGACGACCTAGCGGACGATGGAATCCGCATCCTAAGCATCACTCGTAATCTGCGAAAACTGCACCGCGGATCGCACGACGGCAATCGATTTCTGATTCGGCTGCGAGAGTGTGATTTTTCCGAAGCCGAGGTGAACCAGCGATGGCAGCAGATTAGTGATCGCGGGGTGCCAAACTACTTCGGGCCTCAGCGATTCGGACGTGACGGCGGCAATGTCGATCAGGCTCGCCGTTTTATGTCGGGTGAAATCGAAGTTCGCGATCGTCCGCTGCGAGGCATCCTGATTTCGGCGGCTCGCAGTTTCATTTTTAATGCCTGTGTCGCTCGGCGTGTCGAGCAAGGCAATTGGGACACGCCGTTGCGGGGCGAGGTATTTGGTTTCGCCGACAACCGCAGCTTAGTGCTTCCTGGAAATGTCCGTGGGGACGAAGCCGAGCGAGTTCGTCAAAAACAACTCGAACTGACGTCGCCGCTGTGGGGTCAGGGCGATCTGATCTCTGAAAACGAAGTCAAGCGATTGGAAGAGAGTGTGGTTCAGGACTACCCTGAAATCATCGATGGACTTGCGTCGTTTAACTTACAACAAGAGCGCCGCGTCATGCGGTTGCGCGCGGTCGCGTCCCAGTTGAACTGGGAAGACAGCCGAACGCTTGTGCTGCAGTTTGACCTAGCCAAAGGCACTTATGCCACCACCGTGCTGCGTGAATTAGTGGATTGGCACTAAGGGACCGCATGGTCGCTTGGGCATCCATCCCCCCCTTTTGCTCTCCTCAATGACCTTCCTTTCTCATTGGATGTTTGAATTGATGAACCGTTTTTTAGTCACGCTGTTTGCGTGTGTCAGTTCTCTGTTTGCTGGCTCGCTTGGGTTCGCAGTGGATCGTCCTGACATCGTGGTGTTCTTGTCAGACGATCATACTTGGCATGACTCGTCGGTCTACGGATCGGACGAAATTGACACGCCAAACATGGCTCGGCTTGCCGCGGCCGGGATGACATTTGACCAAGCGTTTGTTGCGTCACCGGCGTGTGCGCCAAGCCGAGCGGCGCTGTTGACCGGTCTGTACCCTGCGAATAATGGTGCCGAGCCGAATCATTCTCGTCCTCGCGCGGACATCAAAAAGTTGCCGGCGTATCTGCAGCAACTCGGTTACGAAGTGGTCTCGTTTGGCAAAGTCGGGCACTACAAACAAACCACGGAATACGGGTTCGATCTCGCTTCTGACTTTAACTATCACCAAGACACGGCGGTTCCCAATGCACTGAAATGGTTGCGAGAACGCGAGAATTCACGACCGCTGTGTTTATTTGTCGGCACCAATTGGCCGCATGTTCCATGGCCCGAACAGACCGGCGAATTCAACGCCGATAATGTTCAAGTTCCGCCGCACCATGTGGACACACCGCAAACGCGAGCCGCGCGTGCCGAGTACCTTGCCGCCGTGCGAATCATGGATAACGAACTCGGTCAGGTCTTTGATTTGGCGCGAGAAAAACTCGGCAGCGACACTTTCTTTCTACACACCAGCGACCATGGGGCGCAGTGGCCGTTTGGCAAATGGAATTTATACGAAGAAGGTATCCGCACGCCGTTGATCGTCAGTTGGCCGGGGCAAGTCCAGCCCAACACTCGCTCGGATGCAATGGTTTCATGGATCGACATTCTGCCCACGCTGGTTGATGTTGCCGGAGGCGATCCGCCATCGTCGATCGATGGTCGCTCATTCTTGCCTGTTTTATCCGGTCAGCAGGACAAACACCGCGACATCATCCTGACGACGCACAGCGGCGATGGCGACAAGAACATCTATCCGATCCGCGCAGCGCGCACGAGCGACCGATGGAAATACATCCGCAATCTGTATCCCGAGTTTCGTTTTACCAGCCACGTCACCGAAGTTCAGGGACGATCGAATTACTGGGAAAGTTGGGTCGAGCAGGCGTTGCATTCGCCGCAAGCCAAGCAGAAAGTCCAGCGTTACCTGCAGCGTCCCGCCGAAGAGCTTTACGATTTGAGCAGTGATCCGGCGGAGCAAAACAATTTGATTGCGGATCCATCGCAGTCCGATCGATTGGCATCGCTGCGTGCGGCGGTCGATCAGTGGACCGCACAAACGCATGACACATTGGCCTTCTACAACCCACCCAAGCCGATCGTTTCGGACAAAACACCGAACATCGTTAATGTCTTTATTGATGATATGGGATGGTCCGACGTCTCCTGTTTCGGTGGGGACGAGGTGCAAACGCCTCATATCGATCGTTTGGCGAGCGAAGGAATCAAGTTCACGCAGTATTACGTCAATTCGCCCATCTGTTCTCCCTCGCGAGTCGCGTTGACGACCGGACAATACCCTCAGCGACATCGGATCAGTTCCTACTTGGCTAATCGACAAAGCAATCGCCAGCGAGGAATCGCAAATTGGCTTTCGCCACAGGCTCCAGTGCTTCCGCGTGAGTTGAATGCGGCTGGGTATGCGACCGGGCATTTTGGCAAATGGCACATGGGTGGCCAGCGGGATGTGGGCGACGCGCCTTTGATTGGTCGTTATGGGTTTGATCGTAGCTTGACCAATTTCGAAGGACTCGGGCCGCGTGTCCTGCCGCTCAAGGACGCTTACGATGGCAGCGAGCCTCAGCCACATGACTTGGGATCGGCCAATCTTGGTCAGGGACCGATTCGGTGGGAGGATCGCAGCGTGGTGACCGCCGCGTTTGTCAGCGAAGCGGTTTCATTTATTGACCAGTCACAAGTGTTGAAGAAACCGTTTTACATCAACCTGTGGCCTGACGACGTCCATTCGCCATTCTTTCCCCCCAAGGTGTTGCGGGATGCAACGGGCGAATCAAAGCGAGAGTTGTACTACGCAGTGCTCAAAGCGATGGACGAACAGCTTGGCGTGCTGTTTGATCGAATTCGCAAGGATCCCGATCTGAAGGACAATACGTTGATCGTGTTTTCGTCGGACAACGGTCCTGAACCGGGGGCGGGATCGGCAAAGCCGCTACGCGGTTCAAAGACGTATTTGTACGAAGGAG comes from the Novipirellula caenicola genome and includes:
- the tatC gene encoding twin-arginine translocase subunit TatC — protein: MDRPALPKDDLFENSTMTFGEHLEELRSSLVKAIIWLGVGLCVGLFFANDVIRFIQAPLQGAIQQFNADRDLTSLGYSDLDDPEIQPLREFLMRNALVWETIYEIPEELQTLAPDAIESNLDADAVTDVPAVTVKPYAMKELLQRLPDPSALQPKIQLRESKTSVSSLKIEEPFMIWVKAGLIVGAVLASPMILYHLWTFVASGLHAHERRYVYLYMPISVVLFSSGVVLAFFLVLHYVLTFLLAFNGSMDVAVEPRLTYYVNFVLMLPLGFGIAFQLPLVMLFLQRIGLFETEAYVQSWKVAVLVIFVMSMLLTPADVTSMVALAVPLMFLYFLGILMCKFIPRGRGLGSAAYDPA
- a CDS encoding FkbM family methyltransferase, with protein sequence MPSLVKDWAARASHRMQAKVGYRFLRTKRFGLDWLDDASRIARQGWHPSFTKLDVVFDVGANVGQTASKLVQRISPQAIYSFEPVESTFAQLQANTKSLTSVHCLNYGLSDVNANSSIHIYESSVYASTCDRTPVMSPENETYLRTETIKLKTLDKARAELGVEKIDLLKIDTEGADLRTIQGAQASLQSKAIGLIVFEFYRPSDATGASGTLFPVDEALVSHGYRLVAFYTDHVHPDRATGIYNALYMPEPQ
- a CDS encoding tRNA pseudouridine(13) synthase TruD; amino-acid sequence: MNPINPPRLHGEPLGMVRLKSRPEDFQVEERLGFEPSGDGEHCLIWVEKSERNTNDVATLFAKKLGIRKRLVSHCGMKDNHAITRQWFSLHLPGQASPSADDLADDGIRILSITRNLRKLHRGSHDGNRFLIRLRECDFSEAEVNQRWQQISDRGVPNYFGPQRFGRDGGNVDQARRFMSGEIEVRDRPLRGILISAARSFIFNACVARRVEQGNWDTPLRGEVFGFADNRSLVLPGNVRGDEAERVRQKQLELTSPLWGQGDLISENEVKRLEESVVQDYPEIIDGLASFNLQQERRVMRLRAVASQLNWEDSRTLVLQFDLAKGTYATTVLRELVDWH
- a CDS encoding sulfatase-like hydrolase/transferase, which codes for MNRFLVTLFACVSSLFAGSLGFAVDRPDIVVFLSDDHTWHDSSVYGSDEIDTPNMARLAAAGMTFDQAFVASPACAPSRAALLTGLYPANNGAEPNHSRPRADIKKLPAYLQQLGYEVVSFGKVGHYKQTTEYGFDLASDFNYHQDTAVPNALKWLRERENSRPLCLFVGTNWPHVPWPEQTGEFNADNVQVPPHHVDTPQTRAARAEYLAAVRIMDNELGQVFDLAREKLGSDTFFLHTSDHGAQWPFGKWNLYEEGIRTPLIVSWPGQVQPNTRSDAMVSWIDILPTLVDVAGGDPPSSIDGRSFLPVLSGQQDKHRDIILTTHSGDGDKNIYPIRAARTSDRWKYIRNLYPEFRFTSHVTEVQGRSNYWESWVEQALHSPQAKQKVQRYLQRPAEELYDLSSDPAEQNNLIADPSQSDRLASLRAAVDQWTAQTHDTLAFYNPPKPIVSDKTPNIVNVFIDDMGWSDVSCFGGDEVQTPHIDRLASEGIKFTQYYVNSPICSPSRVALTTGQYPQRHRISSYLANRQSNRQRGIANWLSPQAPVLPRELNAAGYATGHFGKWHMGGQRDVGDAPLIGRYGFDRSLTNFEGLGPRVLPLKDAYDGSEPQPHDLGSANLGQGPIRWEDRSVVTAAFVSEAVSFIDQSQVLKKPFYINLWPDDVHSPFFPPKVLRDATGESKRELYYAVLKAMDEQLGVLFDRIRKDPDLKDNTLIVFSSDNGPEPGAGSAKPLRGSKTYLYEGGIRSPLIVWGPGVLAAGTEGTVNSTSVFSAIDLNRSLYAITGTPLPEKIDLDGEDLHTTLLGLASESRTAPLFWRRPPDRPGTKREPNSDLAMRDGKWKFHLNYDGSGAELYDLSTDVSESNNVADANADLVQQFKKTLLDWNRKLPKDAGDPTFKPTDSTSSLSSNQFVNPIAEGADPWLVRDPNAARYLWCFSDGNRGIAIHTTDKITSLGEKHIVWQAPESGPYSQEIWAPELHYLDDRWHIYFAGSDGKNENHLAYVLRSQSKDPLGPYKLHGPFATGDGDDGRSPNVWAIDMTVLEHKGRRYAIWSGWDAPGTDQQYLYIAPMKSPTELAGPRVRICDNDDYLWERVEPKPDERGLAEGPQVLKHGDRTFVIYSCGASWLPTYKLGRLELKGDDPLDPASWQKHDRPVFQATAETYGVGHSCFVQTIDGKQWWHVFHAKRDREPGWRRSVLVQPMRFRPNHLPMFGKPVAAGVPLDRPSGESSVKLELPWNASLKDPAELGNGSYYGHHQFIRHDDAGVHLGVVPETPINAYRSGEKWMLDGEVSADVDAEVTIDFRGDATARDAGLLFRTSATAVGYDAQRGYFAGLIPRDNRVIFGRTDGQNWREIARADLQIDPNVAHRFRVRAKGDHFEVFDNGKLVLTSRDDHYAAGAIGLRVVNTHAVFSDLSLKPL